One Eptesicus fuscus isolate TK198812 chromosome 13, DD_ASM_mEF_20220401, whole genome shotgun sequence genomic window, GGAGTAATTtgtagttgtgaggattaaatgaattaatgcagGTAAAGCACTTAggccagtgcctggcatgtattaAATGTCCTGCAGATGTTAATCATTATCAGTTTTTTATGATTGGCCTAGAAACAGTACCTTCTTCCTCAACATTGGTATTACAAAGTAATTTAACAGGATTTTTCCCCCTGAGCCTTTTAAGTTTAAAAGTTGGGGGAATTGtacaattaataaaacaaacaactatTCACATGGCTTCTAATGCTCTAATTCTTAAACATACTTCTAAAGAAATACCTAATTAGGAAAtcttcccctccagccccctaAGGTGTGACTGTAGAGAACATCTAGAATCCTTAACGaaaactgggggaggggaggcatgtgggaggcagctgatcagtgttgtgctctcacatcgatgtttctctctaatcaataaaacatatatgtattaaaaacaacACTATATGATATTTGGTATGGATTAGCCCAGCAACCATAGGATAAATAAATGCATGACCTCCTCCTTAGTTGCATCATATTGCTGTGTTACTAGATTCAAAGAGCCAGCTtgtaaaattatattagaaaactGTCAAATTTTATTATGGCTTGCTTGGTCATAGTTTCATACCTTAAGCTGTTTTTCTTAGGCATTTTCCCTATAACATGTCATGTAAAATGTCTTTTTTCAGCTGTGAAAACAAAAATGGTCTACTGCAAAATTGATCAGACCCAGCGAAAAGTAGTTGTCAGGTAAGACACTTAATACTTGCAGCATTTTGTAGAACAATTTAATTTGTTCTgattatttcacttaaatgttTAGAGAACTAAGGTGATGTTCTTATCAATTGGCTGTAGTTAAATAGTTGCtatttatcataattttattaaagttcAGACTGAATTGATTAGCTTATTTAATGAAAGTCCTATTTTCCAGCACATTTCATTTAATGGCTCAGCATTGGCTAGAATACTAATGACTTTGGGGTCTGTTTTATGTAGTTCAGGAAAATAGAAGGTTCAGGATCAATatgataaagattttttaaaaaataagctgctAATTTTCTTACAATTTGAAATTgtcttttatgtatatttaaccTTGCTTTTGACTAGATACAAGTATGTAGTATTGTAAAAGAATACAAGATAAAAGGTTGACTAAtgacttttaatttttcagtCATAGCACACATCGGACATTTGGAAAACAACAATGGCAGCAACTGTATGACACACTTAATGCCTGGAAACAAAACTTGAACAAAGTGAAAAACAGCCTTTTGAGTCTTTCTGATACCTGAATTTTtatgctataaatatttttcttttggggaaaCATCTAAATGATAGTAAAACATTTTAAGCTGAAATTTTGAACATTTATTGTCTCAAATTCAAAAGAAATTATAATCTTCAGAGGATACAATGTAATAAATTATGAAGGGTCTCACTGTGTCTATCTTGTATAATATGTAAGTTGTGTTCTTGAAGGTGCAATAGGAGCTTTGATGAAAGGTATATGGAGGAAAGACCAATTTAAGGGGTATTAGATGCTAACAGCAAACTTTGCAATATCAGCTATCTTAACTGAAGCATTTTATGGGCAAAAACATAGCAGTATACTTcattatatcagaaaaaaattggaaaagtgaGTACATCTGTAAAGCTTTAAATGTAACAGTCATTTTGCTCTAATCGAAACCACATCAGTACTCTAATTCACCACTGAAAGTATTAATCTGTTTTTGTCAACAtctcttctgcttttctttttttagattggTTGTCATTTTCTAAGCTTAGgaacttttcactttcttttatttgATTTGTTACCAGGTTCTGCCAGCCACCTTCACCAAAAGAAGACACAGTTAAATCAGTAGTATCTTTAATCTTGAGAGCCTGAAAATGGCTTTGTAGATTTGATTTCAGAGACTCTGTTTTCACCTAGGAAAGACCAAACTTGTTTTACCACTTAAGTTATTACTCATTTTCTAAACACTCAACAAATAAGTTTAAAGAATATCCTTAAGCTTTTGCAATTATGAGCACGTGATAAAGCCACCATTTTCTTGGCTTTTTTCCAACTATTACCTTTTGGCAccaaaaaactataaaatgtgaATTTGTAGGCTTATGTAGTAGCTTTTCAAGATCTCTTAATATAGTCCAGGAACACCACAAACATTTTCTAAAAGGTCTTGAGCTTACATTgaaagaaaagatatttaaaacagGCAGATAAAAATCTGTTTTGTCTTCTACTCCTTTCCTTTCCCAAACATGTCTATGTTTTGTATCTTCTATCAAAACAAgggtaaattttaaaatgctaacaGAAGTAAACTACCATTTAAAAACTGCCTTTTACTTCATGTTTCCTCTCATGCTTCAGAGCACCATTTTTGGAGACACAGGAAAGAGCAATGCAGTATTTGGAAGTTGGCATGTTTTCCAAAGCACTACATTGGGTCATACTTACAATATTGTGCTAAAAATGttgttcatttctattttttccccctgataatACAATACTggaaatttggaaaatagagaaaagtatAAAGTAACTAAAAATCAGTAGTAAACCACTATCCAGAGATTTATCAACATTTTGGTACTATTTGCTCTaggctttttttctatttttagtataatcaataattttctagaattttatatcttTGCTTTTCCCACTGAGCTGCTTCCCTAGGTCATTAAAATTTCTCATAAACTACTGTCAGGGGCTGCAAAATATTCCCTTTTATGCATGTGTTGTAATTTATCTCTTAATCGAATATTTAACTTATCCCTATCAAATAAATTTGAgttaattccttaaaaaaaaacaaaacaccaccttTGATGGTCTTCTTAGATTACCAGATAAAACTTGTTAAAAGGGAATGTTATAATAATTTAGAATAGGGAATAGGGTAAGAACTACATTAAAATTATCCAAGATTTCAACCACCATTAAACAATTCGATGTAAATATTCTGGTCCCTTATGTATAAATacactatttaaaaatttgaatcacatattttctatgctgcattaaaaacatttttagcatTTCCCTGTATTCAAGTCTTTTAGGAACATGGCTCCATTTTATTCCATGTtccataatctatactaataaaagggtaatatgctaattagaccagacatcatctGGACGACTTTCCTgccaaagccatggtggcggggctcaggcagaggtggttaggggtgatcaggccggcaggggagagcagttagggggggtggggatcaggctggcgggagagcagttgggttcaggccagcaggcaggtgagcggttaggagccactggtcccagattacaagagggatgtctgactgcctgggatagggcctaaaccatcagtcagacatccccctaggggtcccagattgggggctgaggaaccccccatcccccgccagtgcacgaattttgtgcaccaggcctttagtttaaTATATTGTTGGAACATTTAaggttttgaaaaatgtttctttttatacattaggCTGTGATGAATGTCATTTGCTCATAAATCTTTGAATATTGCTTTACATTAAAATCTTTTCCAATTGCACTGATAAAAGTGGCATATTCAAAACATTGTCATTTTCAAAGTGAGATTACATAGTAAATTTTTATAGGCTCTTAACTGTTTACATTTAATCTCAGTTCCCTATGGACTGCTCTTCTTGGTCCTGAGGAATTCAGCCATCTGTCCCCTCAAAgtacaagttatttaacttttgtgagccttagttttctcatcagcTCCTTTTAGATATAAAATGCTGTTGTAAAAAGTAActgatgccctggctggtatgactcGGAGCAATGTTCTATACACCAAAAAGTcacggggttcgattcccagtcagggcgggtactcaggttgtgggtttgagctctggtcagggcaagtTCAGTAGGCAACTAATTGACATTCActcgcacatcaatgtttcactctctaaaatcaaagtaTGTCCTTgagtaaggattttttaaaaaagagtaagtgGTAACAGGAAAAAATGGGTAAATGTGTATTTCTGATAATGTCTCTCATATGAGTAAGTTCACCACACTTCATTTAGCTTAGCCAAAATGAATGTACACAGTCACCCATGCAATACTGATACATAGAAATATATCAAATTGAAATCTAGGTTGCTGCTGATTTTGAAGTTAAATGATTGATGCCTTATGATTTAATGGTCCTGTTTTGCCATCAAAATACTGGATGCATTTTGGTGCATTTGACATCAAGTGCAAATCAGCCCATTTTCCAAAATTCTGATACTTTGACTTTTTATCTTGAtgatgggaaggagagagacaattACACATATCTGCTTTAGTTTCCCTAAACTAGCTacttggtgggaggggcagaaGCAGAGATTGCCTGTAGAGAGAAACAAGATTTTAACAAAACTTGTCTTACTTAGCTTAACTAGGGTTTTGCAGCCTATAGCAATAATTCTAGTTCTATATGTAGCCACATATCATTGCTCTTTCctatctccttttaaaaatacttcctctTTCTGTTTGACTCAAAGATCTGGTTACTAGTCCTTgggttgcattttaaaatttaacttcacTGAACCTAAttcattatataaaatgaattGTTTACGCGGCCCCTATTTCTCATCCTCATTCCTAGGTATGACCAAGATTGCAGCAGGCTACTAACCTAACCCTCTCCAAGTACCAAAAGGGAGGATTAGCTTATAATATATACCTAAAATTTTACAGGCTAGAGTGCATAAAAATACGTTGAAAAATAGGAATAACTTTTATTCCCTTTTTGGCTATAAGTCTTCATAAAATTAGTCTTCATTTAGAACAACGGTAGGCAACCTTTCTGTAGAgccagaaataaatatttttggctttgttgGCCAAGTGACTTCCCTCAGTGACAATGCTTAATTGTCCTTGCTACACAAAAGTAGCCATAGACAATAGTtaatgggtgtggctgtgctcTAATAAAATTGTACTTAACTAAAATGAAGGGGTGAGGGCTGCATTTGGCCCACCAGTTGTCACCTGACAGCCCTATTTAGAAACGTAAAATATTAAGGAGCAAGTAAACAGGCTTCATAAAGAGACGAGATCTGTCTGGTTTAATGCAAGGATAATAGCATTTTCAGTAGTCTAGGCAAAAGAATAGGTCTGCTTTTAAATGTGTCCCACGTTAGATCTTGATTGGTAATCAAGCTTCAGTGGGGACAGTGGTACTTAGCATAGTGCTTGACACCTAGTAAAATCTAGAAAATGTCTCTAGCCATTgagctcagttttttttttacatgcacTAGTATTTtgagaagaaacatttttttctattatgaaaGTTGAGAAAGTAGATAGCATTTGACTAAAAGCCAAGAGACCTACTTTAAGTCCGTCAGGTAGTGCTTTGGAATTATTTCACATTTGTGTCActgcttcctcatttgtaaaatagatgTGCCTTACAGGACTGCTTTGggaatatttttttgaaaaagttttaattctataaattcttaaaaacattAATTGCAAGAAAAGCATTAGGATTAGACACAAAGAACTACTGGGTTAATTATACAAATGGGCTTGAAAGGGAGACATGAAATTCCCATTGTACCTTTGAAAAGAGGAcaattataataaatgttaagTATTCAACCTAATTAGAAATTGGTTTCTAGCTTTTCCTTTCTGCTTTGATTTCACTGACTTACCTAGTTGGCCAACGATTTCCCAATGCCAGATTTACCATATTTTAAAGATACACACTTGGACACATCAAGCTGAAATGATTTCTGCTGACACAATGGTGAAAAGATGAATCCTGATTTCAGTTTTAACCCTCCCAGAAGAAAAGTTTATACTACCTCAGTGGGGGTCTCTCATACTTAAAAAGGAGAATGAAATTTATTGTGAAAACCTGTTATATGTTAAGGCGTTAATACTGTAATTTTCATCTTCGATGTGCTGAAGAGAAAGTTAATGTGCATCTGTAAAATTTAAAACAGTATAGTAGCTTTAAAAGCTCACTATGCAATTATTTAAATAAGCAACCTTTCCTAACATTTATATGTTATCTTTTAGCAGTTataattgtggggtttttttagacTTTGAATAACATAGCCTTTTTTGCACTAAAGTTTTGTACACCAAGATAAGCAACTTataaattttaccaaaaaaaaatgtcttttgtaGTTAGTTGCTTTTCACATGACAAATAGACTCCTGGAGCCATATAATCTCTACAAATCTTTTGTTTAATGTTTACATTCATACTTGATATATATTGAGGAACATTTGATCCTTTCATATTCTGTGTTCtaactgaaataatttaaaataaatttcttccttCACAACAGTTTCCCAAATGTAAGTAACATTAAGCCCTACTAAAAATAGCTGaatttattcacttattattTAAGGCATgtttaattagaataaaattttaaatgctcaaACGTGAACAGTtgtattttaagtttaaataaatgtACCAGTGTCACTATTCCTACGTTTAGGTGACTGAAATATAGAAGTACCATAATACACTACCTCACACTCTCCTTCCTCAAGCAGGCTGGATTATATCTATTTGATTTATACACTGTGACTTTTTCCTGCTGTTTTCCATCAACCTTAATTGTGAAAAATGGTGCCATGCTGCCCTCTTGATATTATTTTGGAGATCAGTTAGGTCTTAAAGCATCCAGATGCATACAGTTCTACACATATCTGTAGAATTAGCTCACTAAGGTCTGCTTGgcaatatttttaattgacttacATGTTCTGTGGGAAAAGAAGAATCATAAAAAGTCTTTGCAGTTGCATTCCTCTCTTCACTGGGCTCTCCCTTGGGATCTGGATGGATAGTGGAGTTATTCAAAGTGTCAGCAACTCTGTTAATGCTGGTAGTATCTGCTTGACAAAGAGGAAATGGCAACAACTGAATTTTATTCTCCAGGCACTCATTAGTGGCTGAACTTGTTTTACTCTGATTctatgcttttatattttaaaagtaacaatttctattttctttttactttgatCTTTTATAGTTTTCATAGACTTTGCTCTTacattaaacatttcattttagaaaattaagttttattattgCTACTTTCTAAAACCTGATTTcacattaaaatgaatgaaatggtaTAAACatcttataaaacaaaatgttatccTTATTCCCCAGTTACTACATTGCCTGTACATGTAAACATTTATATAGTGAACATCTTACCAATTCAGATTAAAAGAAATTGGCTATAAGTAAGAAACCCAACAAAGGGCTgtctagtatttaataaacagATAAAAGTAATGTAGAGAAACATGCCTACTtcgaagtttaaaaaatatttaaacttttatgaGTTTGAGGACTTTACAAGTTGAATTTTTATAGAATTTCAGACATCTCCCCCTGAAATTTAATTTAGAAGAACAGAACTGTGATAAAATGGTCAATCAACCTTAGACCAGATCCTTGACTAATAGCACTTGACTAACCATAGCACTTGACTGATAAGATTAATGGAATCTGaagttaatacattttattaggaaaaaatagATTTTGTGAAATGAGGTTTTTCAGTGCTTtggtgttttctattttttttcctatatctCCATTCATGCTAGTAAGCAAGAAGTACTTATTTTGCTTTTAGTTCCCAGTTTTTCTCTcaagttttctctttccttttaaaagaagCCTGTTAAAGTCAGGGCCACGCAAAGCTGTCCTTGTGATCCCATTTCTTTTAATGGGTCTAACTGCATATTCTTAAATAGGCAAAGTCCCTTAAAATCTAAATCTTTAACAATGTAAACAACTTTGATTAAGAAACTGCAAATGACAAAGTAAACCTTTTCCTCATGATCATACTTCTTAAACTATTTCTCATCTCCAAGTTACATTTATATAGCATCTACACGTTAATACGAAAAATTTCGAATACTCCCAATTACAGAGTATGAATCTCAAGTACCCATTACCCAGCTTCaatatccatcaatatttttaaaaatatatattttattgattttttacagagaggaagggagagggagagagagtcatcaatcagatgccttctgcacaccccctactggggatgtgcccgcaacgaaggtacatgccctcgaccagaatcgaacctgggacccttgagtccgcagggccgacactctatccactgagccaaaccggttagggccaatatCCATCAATATTCATATGACTTTCCCCCTATTTTTctattgtgtatttttaaagcaaaatttggACATTGTTATTTCATGTGGTAGTTTTAATACAATAGTCTGAGATATTTAGCATTTTAGTGTATTAGTAATATAGGTACATAATGTTAAGGGGTTCAATTTAAGGTGTTTCAATGACATAGCAATGATATGAAATGTAATCATGCTATACCTTGAGATTGTCAAACAAAAGCTGGATTTGTGGTGCTGGTGAAGGGacagataaaatagaaaaatgaaggaaagagggagaaaactgGGGGAAGAAAGTGACAAAAGGTGGTTCTGAGGGAGAGAGGTGGTGAtttttctgggtgtgtgtgtgtgtgtgtgtgtgtgtgtgtaagggataAACATGGGCTCTGGAAGAAGCCTTATCAACTCGGCATTTGCTCTAGAAAATAAAGACCTCAGATGAAGTAGCAGTTCCTAATTTAAAATTAGTCGCCTGGACCTgtggttgtttttgttattttctgtccttgattctttttttttaaatttccaaaatgcAATTGTGCCTCAGTATATGTTGACAAAACTGGTTCAGATTTAGGTGAAAAATCCACTTTCATCTAAATAAAGCCTTTACTTTTACTATATAGGGAGTATTTTaggtttaggaaaaaaataaatacatgttttcatttttcacataATCTGGAGAATTTTTACTAAGAATACTAAACagaaataacaaattttaaaagtaaacataaaGCTTGTTTTCTTACCTGGCCCAATATCCTTCCTGACATCatccacacacacatttttacaaAGCGTCATAGAAAcagtcttttcattttctgaggGACCTATTGGTCTCTCGTTCAGCAACAAGGGAATGCCAGAAATTGAAGTGCTCACTGTTTGACTTTCATTTTGATTTACTGTTGACCAAGAACTGGGGTCTAAAAAATTCACATATACTGGAGTTTTCTCAGTTTTTTTATCCGAAGTTGAAAGATCAAAGGCTGACTTTCCACTTCTGTTTACTAAATCTCCAGATGGCTTTATGTGAAATGAACATGATTCTTCCAGCTGTCCTTCACTGTAAATTTTTCCTGAAACGATGTCATTTAATGACTCTGTTTTTTCAGTATTATTTAACAATGTATGCTGTCTTTCATTAACATCCACAAACAGGAAAAGGTCATTTTTTGAAGCTTCAGTTAACTGATTCTCATCAACGTGACTCTCTTCATTGGAAAACTGCATTTCTGTGGAAGTTTTCATGTGAACAGCAGTTTTCCTATCTTTGGCTTGTGAAATATGTATATTCTCATTGTTAACTTGAAGATGAGAAATGTTCATACTGTTTTCTAAATCTCCCAAACAGTTCTTAAATGGACTTTGTTTGTCATTCAGATTTTTACATACAGCTCTTTTCCCAGGGCTTGGGTTTGGTTTCACTAACATAGGCATCATATTAACATTTGTATCTGAATTCTTAAGAAATGCTTTCAAATTATCACCGAAAACTGCAGATGAAATGGGGCATTCAAGTGCAACGTCATAGGGAATAGTTAGTCCAGGTTTCTCTGAAGTATCCTTACAGATTTGCTGAACATCTGAAGTTTGTTTAAATGGCGGTGTGCTGCACTCACTTTTTTTATTTACCAGTTGtatttgttctattttatacGGGTTATCATCTAATGTAACATTACTTGAGTCATGTAAATTGTATTTTTGACACTGACCAGGATTCTTTTTTATATCCAGAGATGAATCCAAATCTGTTTTGGTTTGGTCACTGTttgtaattttcttctttgtggcATTTTCTTGAGTCTCTGGAAGCAATCTAAACTGTTGTTCAGAAACATCTTTTTTATGATTTGTACTGTGAGCCATCTCATTTAAGACACTGTTAAATGATATTCTGTTACTTTCAACCTCCAGATGTAAATCTGCATGGTGAACATCGaatccttcatttttttctaggtGTATGCTCTCTGTTTCCATTGATATATCTGcctctaaaaaataattatttggtgATTTAAATTCTGTAGATTCATTGTCTCTTTCCAAGCCCACCTTGTCTTTTATTTCTGTAGTAGCTGCTTTTCTAAAGTCAGTAACATTCAAGGTTTGTCCTTGACTGATTAATTCTTTTTCTATGCAGAGGGTTTTGCTTATAGAGATTTCACTTTGCTTCTCGTCTTGAGGTACACTAGGATCAATTTCATTCTTGGGAATTTTTTCAATGTGCTGTATATCTGTCATGATGAGAACACAGTAAATTTTTATACACTACAACAAAAGTACTTTTGGTTTAAAACAAGAGATGTTAAGAgtattataaaaatgatttttatttctctagtcAAGTCCATATAAACACATAGCTGATTAGATAAAATCAATTTATCCTAACTTTATACTTGTAATTTCTATTACTACTTAGATCCAGAAATTGCTAGCTGGCTTCTTCAATACTATCATCACTTTTTTAATTTACTACcttgtaaatatattttgattttggaATACTTTTGGCCAAGTATATAAAATGTCTACTTAagacattaatttttattcatttgggttCCAaccatagatttaaaaaattaggtataATTAGTCACAATAATCTGGAATATAAAGTTCATGGCTTGTAAGGCTTTTTTAGTTTGACCATTCTCTCTACAATATCTCCACCAAGTGGTTGTTCAGCCTAGTTTTGAACACTTTCAAAGAATTAATTAGTCAAGGACAAACCTTGCATGTTACTGTCTTTAAACAACTCTTTTTCAAGCTGGatgaattattaaattatttgaacAGTTTTAGAAAGGTCATTTGATGTAACGTGCTCTAGGTCTTCTGATCATCAGAAGGTTACTGGAAGCCCATAGGTTATTCTCAGCAAAACAGTGAAGGCATAAACCAGAAGGCAAAAAGAAAAGTGATGAAAAGGCAGAAATGtacttttccccaaaaaatattGACTGTAAAAGAATAGCACAAAGGGACCCTGTTTTGTtaagatatatataaataacGTATTTCTCCAACTATGTTACAATGTCCTCAAAGCAAAAGCTATAATTGAATCCCCCTAGAAAGCTCAATATACAAATTAGAAAATACCAATATAATTTTAGGTTACCTTCTATAATGATTTCTTCTGTAAGTggtccttctttcttttcctcctcttctctatATTCAGTTTCTAAACAAAAACTCACTGTATTTTCTTCCCTTATTTCTTCCCTTATTTCTTGCCTAGAATTATATTTCTGTAtgatgttttgtaattttcccattgatatttcacTGTTTTCAGTATTTACTTCTGGAAGATTCTAGTGTAAAATGGAAAAGGTTCCTTTAATGTAAAAACAGattaaaagttataaaacaatggggggggggagagatgagtggagaggggaaaatggggggcatctgaatactttcaacaaaataaaatttaaaaagaaagtataaaacatttaaattgtgCTGATAAAAGTGGAATTACAAGTAAAGTACAAAAAattctgaataatcaactgaagactagctggagagaaccctgataggCGGTGGCGCGGGCTCCCACTGAcagcagacaagaagaagaaataaaaggcatccaaattggaaagtgGGAAATAAAACTCATTcacagacgacatgatattgtacatagaaaaccctaaaggctccaccaaaaaactatatttaataaatgaatttgttaaTGTAGCAGGATTCAAAATCAACACTCAAAAAAACGATGGcttttttttatacaccagtaatgaactctcagaaagagaaacaaaacaaacaatcccttttaccctttgcaataaataaaaataagatacttaggaataaacttaaccaatgaagtaaaagacttgtacttggaaaagtacaggacattgaaaaaagaaatagaggaagatataacaagtggaagaatatactatgttcatgaatttgtagaattagcatcattaaaatgtccatactacccaatgcaatctacagattcaatgcaaaccctattaaaataccaacagcatatttcacatatctagaacaaatactccaagaatttatatggaaccaaaaagaccccaaatagctgcagcaatcttgagaaagaacaaagttggagagatcacaataccagacatcaagttaTACTAAAAAGCCACTGTAAATAGAACAGCTtggtagtggcacaagaacaggcatataggtcaatggaacagaacagagaccccagaaatcgacacaagccattatgctcaattaatatttgacaaaggtggcaaaagcatacaatggagtcaagactgtctcttcaataataaatggtattgggaaaattaggcagatacatgcaaaaagatgaaactagaccaccaacttactagtataccatatacaagaataaacacaaaatggataaaataagtcatgaaaccataaaaatcctggaagaaaccataggtagcaaaatcttcagacatctctcatagcagtaTGTTTACGGATACATCTAGGGCAAAggaactaaggaaaaaataaacagatgggactacatcaaaataaaaagcttctacacagcaaaagaaaccaacataaAACTGAAAGGGGAACCCACTTTATGTGAGAAACTGAAAAATCAAGAGTTAGTTATATAACAATTTATACTAAAATCGTCTTCAGTGAATTTTATTAAGTTGGTATTTAGATATAAAGTagattagtaaaaatatattaatatagtaTTAGAGTAACAGTATAATTAGCACAATAGTCTCAAATACAACCTTACTTTCCCAAAATACAGATTTCACAAACTCATAAATAGTAACTTTCTATTATATTATTCTTGTAAAACAATTGAAAGGCAAtgaaatagatattaaaatagaaaaatcaattttgGGGTTCACCAATTTTTAAAGTGAATCTTTATATTACACTTTACATCATTTACACTTTTATTACCTACTTCACTAAAATTAACATTTAGTAGCAAACGTGGTTTAAGAAAATAGCCATGTTTGTAACATCAAGTCTTAtgataaaactagtggcccagtgcacgaaattcatgtacattaaaaggacttagaggaaatattttaatattgctatttgctctttctctataatagaagtgtcagagattaaagaaaattaaaaaaaaatatatgaaaatctccctcctgttagtctggggtgtgccgcgggacctagagtcaagtacCCACCCATCACCCTCCCACGACTTGAAAATGCaggagatccagacccagctggccccacccccattaagtaagacccagacccggccggccccaccccgtcaagcccctctgggtggggggcacagcctcaggtcccctggcccggtgccgggGTGgagatgtggcctgaggtcccctgtcaagccctgctgggtacAGGGTGTGATCTGAgg contains:
- the CCDC73 gene encoding LOW QUALITY PROTEIN: coiled-coil domain-containing protein 73 (The sequence of the model RefSeq protein was modified relative to this genomic sequence to represent the inferred CDS: substituted 6 bases at 6 genomic stop codons); the protein is MENDFKIDSSSSTFALQSSSETLFSIQLLDFRTSLLEALEELRMRREAEIQYEEQIGKIIVETQELKWQNETLQNQKETLTKQHKEAMAVFKKQLQMKMCALEEEKGKYQLATEIKEKEIEGLKETLKSLQVSKYSLQKKVSEMEQKLQLQLLAKEDHQKQLNEIEKYYATITGQFGLVKESHEKLEQNVQEAIQLNKRLSALNKKQESELCSLKKELKKVTSDLIKSKVTWQHKMGEENINLTIKEQKIQELQERLNMELELNKKITEEITHIQEEKQDIIISFQHMQQLLQQQTQVNTELEAELKVQRENNQTLERDNELQREKLKENEEKFLNLQNEHEKAQRTGKKHVGILNTXIFXIVADIXNNYXMLRKYSKIMXEYSDTFSSCTYISKKXMLFKKLNLIKFPNLPEVNTENSEISMGKLQNIIQKYNSRQEIREEIREENTVSFCLETEYREEEEKKEGPLTEEIIIEDIQHIEKIPKNEIDPSVPQDEKQSEISISKTLCIEKELISQGQTLNVTDFRKAATTEIKDKVGLERDNESTEFKSPNNYFLEADISMETESIHLEKNEGFDVHHADLHLEVESNRISFNSVLNEMAHSTNHKKDVSEQQFRLLPETQENATKKKITNSDQTKTDLDSSLDIKKNPGQCQKYNLHDSSNVTLDDNPYKIEQIQLVNKKSECSTPPFKQTSDVQQICKDTSEKPGLTIPYDVALECPISSAVFGDNLKAFLKNSDTNVNMMPMLVKPNPSPGKRAVCKNLNDKQSPFKNCLGDLENSMNISHLQVNNENIHISQAKDRKTAVHMKTSTEMQFSNEESHVDENQLTEASKNDLFLFVDVNERQHTLLNNTEKTESLNDIVSGKIYSEGQLEESCSFHIKPSGDLVNRSGKSAFDLSTSDKKTEKTPVYVNFLDPSSWSTVNQNESQTVSTSISGIPLLLNERPIGPSENEKTVSMTLCKNVCVDDVRKDIGPDTTSINRVADTLNNSTIHPDPKGEPSEERNATAKTFYDSSFPTEHVKTESLKSNLQSHFQALKIKDTTDLTVSSFGEGGWQNLVTNQIKESEKFLSLENDNQSKKRKAEEMLTKTD